The following coding sequences are from one Diospyros lotus cultivar Yz01 chromosome 7, ASM1463336v1, whole genome shotgun sequence window:
- the LOC127806956 gene encoding anthocyanidin 3-O-glucosyltransferase 2-like, producing MEEKADLVFIPSPGLAGHLISAVEIAHVLLGRDHRLSITVLNMNISIDAKITSVIQSVLSSSSDDRRLRFLDVPQDAAAAEHAKSHNFSEFVKSQKRGVRQVVSQMISGSARLAGFVVDMFCTEMIDVAKEFGLPSYIFFTSGAGSLGLMFYLQALQDEENRDVTEFKDSDTELPVPVFANPFPTKVLPTMAMDKNGGSARFLSIARKFKESEGIMINTFIELEGHAIKALSDDDKIPPVYPVGPVLNLKGDGGDAHESEAILGWLDKQQPASVVFLCFGSMGSFGREQVREIALALERSGRRFLWSLRRPTRGVKEGENADPLLLLPEGFLERTADKGKMIGWAPQVAVLSHPAVGGFVTHCGWNSILESLWCGVPTAAWPLYAEQQVNAFQLVVDLGIAAEIKMDYEQDWTGDRQEIVAAEEIERGIREVMDGGQLRERVKEMSEKARVAVLPGGSSFNSIGRFIDYALHNKGTPRS from the exons ATGGAGGAGAAGGCGGATCTAGTGTTCATCCCGTCGCCGGGGCTGGCCGGCCACCTGATATCGGCCGTGGAGATCGCCCATGTCCTCCTCGGCCGCGACCACCGACTCTCCATCACCGTTCTCAACATGAACATCTCCATCGACGCCAAAATCACCTCCGTCATCCAATCCGtcctctcctcctcctctgaCGATCGCCGCCTGCGCTTCCTCGACGTCCCTCAAGACGCCGCCGCTGCCGAGCACGCCAAGTCCCACAACTTCTCCGAGTTCGTCAAGTCCCAAAAGCGCGGCGTTCGGCAGGTCGTCTCCCAGATGATCTCGGGCTCGGCCCGCCTCGCCGGTTTCGTCGTCGACATGTTCTGCACCGAGATGATCGACGTCGCCAAGGAATTCGGACTTCCATCCTATATCTTCTTCACCTCCGGCGCCGGCTCGCTTGGCCTCATGTTTTATCTCCAGGCCCTCCAAGACGAAGAGAACCGGGACGTGACCGAGTTCAAGGACTCGGACACCGAGTTACCCGTCCCGGTCTTCGCCAACCCGTTTCCCACCAAGGTCTTGCCCACCATGGCGATGGACAAGAACGGCGGCTCCGCCAGGTTTCTCTCCATCGCGAGGAAATTCAAAGAAAGCGAGGGCATTATGATCAACACGTTCATAGAGCTGGAAGGTCACGCCATCAAAGCCCTGTCGGACGACGACAAGATCCCGCCGGTGTACCCCGTGGGACCCGTGCTCAATCTGAAGGGCGACGGCGGCGACGCTCACGAATCGGAAGCGATACTGGGGTGGCTGGACAAGCAGCAGCCGGCGTCGGTGGTGTTTCTGTGCTTCGGGAGCATGGGATCCTTCGGCCGGGAGCAGGTGCGGGAGATCGCGCTGGCCCTTGAGCGCAGCGGCCGCCGGTTCTTGTGGTCCCTCCGGCGGCCTACACGGGGTGTCAAGGAGGGCGAAAACGCAG ATCCATTACTGCTGCTACCGGAGGGGTTCTTGGAGAGGACGGCGGACAAGGGGAAGATGATTGGGTGGGCGCCGCAGGTGGCGGTGCTGTCGCACCCGGCGGTGGGCGGCTTCGTGACGCACTGCGGCTGGAACTCCATCTTGGAGAGCTTGTGGTGCGGCGTGCCGACGGCGGCGTGGCCGCTCTACGCGGAGCAGCAAGTGAACGCCTTTCAGCTGGTCGTGGATTTGGGGATTGCGGCGGAGATAAAGATGGATTACGAGCAGGACTGGACGGGCGACCGTCAGGAGATAGTAGCGGCGGAGGAGATTGAGAGGGGGATAAGGGAAGTGATGGACGGCGGCCAATTGAGGGAGAGAGTGAAGGAGATGAGCGAAAAGGCCCGGGTTGCGGTGCTGCCGGGCGGGTCGTCGTTCAATTCAATCGGACGGTTTATTGATTATGCGCTGCATAATAAAGGTACTCCAAGGAGTTGA